TGATGTCAgaataaagtttattattaCAGTCAACTGACCGCTTTATTTTTACCTTCTAGAACTCAAAGTTCCTGTATGCTAAAGATGCCCCGTATGTCATTGACACATCTGAGATAGGCTCAGAGGTTTTTGTTGGAATTGAAGCAAAAGGGCTGAGTAACAGGTACAATAACCATCCATAACTtgaagttattgtgaaacattgaATATCTCGACCATATTACTCATTGCTCCTAAATGTTTCTTGTCAAGATTCAAAGTTGTGATAAGCAATTGTTGGGCCACTCCTTCTCCTTATTCAACGGACAGGAAGAGATGGAGTCTAATTATCAACAGGTACTTGGCCTGTAATGTCCTTGTTCTGGGCCTCGGGGGAAGTTACAGGTCCTGGAGTTGTACCAGCAATTGATAAATGATCTCAGCTGTCAACTCACACCGATGtagtttttacatattttacatttgtaattaatttaattattcaattaaactgttatgtaattattttcacatttttaaaaatcttatttGATATCAATAACAGTTATGATGATTGTAAACCAAATACAAAACTGCAGGCTTTTGTGGTTATGCATTCATCTAATGGGGTTCTGTTGTAACAGCTGTTCTTCAGATAACACCGTGACCATATTTGACAATGCTAAAGACAGCCGCTCGACATTCAAGTTTAATTCCTTCCGCTTCCAACGTCTGGAGAAAGTGTCCACGGTGTGGCTCCACTGTGATGTTCAGCTTTGTGATGGAGAGAAACTCTACTGCCAACCGGTAAGCATGAGTAATAACAAATAACGAAATAGCAGAATACGTCAAATGGTCTAACGTAACATATCGTTAACTATCAGGCAGTTTACAGTTTACAGGGCAAtggcatccatccatccatgcaatTGGCTGTGAACTGTACAATTCCAAATGCTATATTCTCTTATTTCCCCATCCCATTTCCCAAAAAGATACCATGCACTTCAAGGAGCGTTCGTTCCGAATCAGAGCCAACTGGGGGCATTCTAACCATGGAGTTTCAGCTAAAAGGTGCTTCTGCCAGTGGTTTTTACgagacattttttacattcatggcttAATATGACAttcgtctgtctgtctgtctatatctatctatctaactgtctgtctctctctctctatatatatatctatatatatatatctatatatacactcacacaaacacatacagcctcatgtttttttattcatgttacaggCCAACAGTCATCCAGTTGCAGGCACCTTTCAGGTAACAACATGAAAGTccatcagaattttttattgaaaCTGCTATGTGTTTGTCAAAGATAGATCATGCAATGTCAATTGCATCTTACAGGATGTTAACCTTTGTTCGCTAACTGgttccatttcttttttgtcCTGCTAGGTTTACATCTCTGTATCTTGTGTGTGGTCTTAGTGAATGTGTTGGTAAGCTTTGTAACGTCTTACCAAACCtgtaaaaaacaacaataaaaaaagatcctCACATGAACTCTGTGTCAGGTGTTGGCCACTATGAGGTGCATACACATACAATATTTTAGAAGGGACTTTAATGAAGACACAAAATGaatccatttcatttcatttaattagtCCAAggttctccccccccccccccccccccaaaaaaaaaaaaaaaaaaaaaaaaaaaaacatttgtagtAATCCACAAACTTTAATTTTGGTAGTAAAAAGTTCACCTAATCAATTGATTTTTTACTTAATTGGAAATCATTTCTGTCAAGACTACTGATATTTCTGTATTtggctgtaataaaatattatctTCATCTTCTATTTGACTTTTTTCTACATCACATAacattttgtttatatatatatattttaaactgaACCTTTGGAACAATTTGACATCAGCTCTTTACATAGCTGTTAGACAGCTGTTGTACATCATATTTCATGTTATTTGTTTGGAAACGTCAGGGACTTATGGAACCTCAACATTTGGAACATTCAGCATGGACATGTCAGCCATTTTGCCCATAGTCTGTGTCCTCTGTGCCTTTGCTTTGTCCTTGCTGTCAGAAGACCTTGATGTCTgttttggaaaaagaaaaaaaaaggtaaaatttaGAATTCCCACTGATGTTTAATTCAACAAAGTCATTACCCCACTGGCTGGTTTGGGACATGAATTCATGGGACAGTCCTTAGCAGGAGTCGGAATCTTAAACCCCTCTTTACTCATCAGCCAGAAGGTCTTCTGTGTTCCCTTTcccttttcaaaaaaaaaactggcattgAGTACCACATTAACCCTTGCCTAAATAAATGGAATTAACTGGATTGAAAGCAGCGGTCCTTACCTTTACCTCGATGTCACCTCTTTCTTCTAGTTCAAAAGTTCCGATCTTCATGAGAATATCAGCAGTGCTCTGGGAGATATGAATCTTAAGTGCtacaataaaatgaacccatcagaataagtgaaagtgaagtgattgtcattgagaaacactgcagcacagcacggtgacacaacaaaacgtgtcctctgcatttaaccatcacccttagtgagcagccatgaaagggacggtacttacccgctgggccaacCACTACCTAATTTTATTAACCTCAACCCTAAAATGAAGGGTAATGAAGATAAAACTGATAAACAAGCACAACACTACTGTAATTGATTATTACTGTCATTTATAATACCACTACATGCAATTTGTACATGTACTACAACACGCAATAACAACATGCCAAACTATTTGTGCCTTACGCAGACTGTTACTCTCCATTCTTGAAGCAGTGTTCACTGTATCTCCAAATAGACAGTACCTTGGCATTGTTGTGCCAACTACACCAGCCACCACAGGACCTGGAAATATGTAATAGGCATCGAGTTTGAAATCACTGGTTTCAAATTTTAGTTTTAGGTTGTCAAATGATTGCTCTGTGAAGTCTAGTCACATTATAcaactaaagaaaaactatATACACAAGAACATTTTACAGTAACACATTCTGCAATGatgtgatacattttttttattccagttaGATTTATGCTATTAAAATGAACACCTGAATTGATCCCTATTCGCAAAGCCAGCTGCTCATTGGGCATGTGTCTGATTCTGAACATCTTTATGGCAGAGAGGAAGTGGAGGGCCATTGTAGAGATCTCCTCAGCATGCCGAATTCCGTTACTGATTGGAAGTCCACTTGCCACCATGTAAGCATCCCCTATAGTTTCCACCTAACACAAAGGAAAATCATCTTATTTCCATTATTAATGCAACCGAGCGAGTTCCTGATAGAAACAGTTTAAttaattctgcacattttgcatgGAATAGTACTATACTGTACCTTGTAGACATCGTAGAGTTTAATAATTTCATCAAACAGGCTGTAAAGGTCATTGAGCACTGTAACCACCTCCAGCGCTGAGCTGATGGAACACATGGCAGTGAAGCCCACGATATCAGAGAAGAAGATTGTCACAACCTCGTAGCTCTGGGGTTCAACACATTTTCCTGCCATTAGCTGTTCAGCAATAAGGCTGGGAATAGAATTGGAATTAAATTAGCATGCACGTTTAAGACTGTAGACTTTTTTTGTATGGATTAAACAGTTCAGTACCTTGGTAACATACTGGCAAGTAGCTTGTCTGCTCTGGCCTTTTCTACTGTGAGTTGATTGGTTCTGTCTTCCACAACCTCTTCTAAGTGATTGGCATATTTCTCGAGTTTGCTGACCATGTTGTCCAGAAAGTTTGAATGGCTAGAAAGGAGGATGAAAAATGGCTTAGATCACGTTTGCATGAATGGTACTAATTTGTTCAGCATGTTGTACTTGTGTCATTTTGGATGTGGCATTTTTAAACATCCCCCCAGTATAACACCTAAGCTTCTGTGCTTCTGAAGTAAAAATGGCACTCAGACATCTCAATGTGTTTCAGTACACATAGATGTGAGATGAGAAATTCACATATCTATTCTCAGATCAGTGGCTTCACTccctaaaatgtattataaatatgCACTGAATGTGACTGCATACAGTTTTATCATCTACTTTGATTTACTACCATAAATGTGAGAATGCCAGGAATACATTGAGggatatttaaaaatatgcaaaatgacACTCAACATTATATTTCGCTTGGGCAAACGTGTAGATCTTGACCTGTCTGGACTGCTTTCACGTAGCATTCTCCTGATGGAGGAAAACGGAGGTCTTTGGTCTGGGTTCTCATGCCAGCAGGCCTGCAGGAGGTTCACCAAGGCCTCGTTACACATCTGAGCCGACAACAAGGGTCTCAGGGGCTCTCCAACTGGGGGTGTTCGCAGCTGCTTGATGATGTCTGATACAATATTAAAGTGAACGAAAGCGCAAGTGATTgatctgtcattgtgatacacagcacaggacactgcacccggagagcagtgtgtggggatggtaccttgctcaagaggacctcagtgacacTCTGGCGGTTCAGGagttgaacccacaacccttcggttgcgagtctgcttcctttccagctaggccgccactgcacCCAACAATAGATATACTAATATCTATAGTAACAAAACACATCTGAGGCAGGTTAGGTGTTTAAGTGAGAAGTGATGAAATACCTTTGGGCTCTAAGTTGTAGCCTTGATATGGGCCTTCCTCTGTACTATACAGAAGTTCTCTCATGACAATGGCAAAACTGTAGACGTCTCCCTTTTGCGTGCCATTGAAAGGTACAAAAGGTTCCCTTAGGAGCTCCGGGGCAGTCCAGAACATGTCTGGAATAAAATGGTCACCCAAGTAAGCGAGCGAAATGCCATCAGGTCATTCTGAGCTGAACTGGTAACAGGCCGCTTTCATTAACTAGCAGTACCTTCGTATTTCTGGTCTCCAGCCGCTAAGATTTTATGCTTTGTTCCATGTTTAAACTCCCACAGGCCAAAGCCAGAGAGTTTGACCTGTAGTCTGCTGTCCACCAGACAAGTGTTGAGCTTTAGATTGCCATGAGACTTGAGGTGGCTTTTGTGTAAATAATCCATTCCCTTACAGTGCAAGAAAGCGGGGAAATATTACAATGTCTATGTAGCGAAAGGGTCCTTGAGATattattagattattatttttactcaCATTCACAATGTCATTGCCAAACGACAATTTAAACATCGAATCCAGCTCAAGTTCAGAATTCCTGATTACATCCTAATCATGTAAGACAAAAAATTTAGATTGTAATCTACaaatttcattatatttattcattcaatggggggaggaaaaaagaagacATCATACCTTTAAGCTTCCCCTTTTGCAGTACTGTATAATCAAACAGATATTTGGTGGTTCAATGCAAACACCGAAAAACTGCACCAGGTTTTCATGCTTCAGTTCCCTCAGCTTACCAAACAGTTCAAGAAAAAGAGCGATCAGACCACAATACACGAACTAGGCAACAGTCATAAATCAAGTCAAGACGTACCACACGAAACTCTTCAATGATTGCCGGTTTGATGATATCGGGCTTGATCTCGTTGCTCAAGTATTTTAGAGCCACCTCGTTCCCCTGATGATGTTGATTTTGAGaattaaattcacatttaatgCAGATGTAAGTTGTATTTATTGTACTAAGATGCTAAGATACACGAGGCTTGTCTGAGTACCTGGTAAAGTCCTAGAGTGCAGTAAATGTTTTCCTTCCCCTTGTTGTCCCTGAAGCCATAACTGGTGCTGGAGACGACGGTTTGGGATCCTCCGCTGCCATTTTTGCTGACTGTCGTACTAAGCGACAGAGTTCTTGTTCCCTTAAACGTTGAAATATTTACAGTCAGTTCAGTTTATTGTCTTTTACACAATAATATGAAATCAATGCACTGCCACTACAAAATGTTTGACAAAGAAGGTGAATCGTTTTCATAAAGCAGCcataattttcattttgttggATAAGATTTAAGGATAAGATTGAATAAACTCACCTTTGCTTCTTTGATGATGCTGATGTCGCTGTAGTCAATGAGCCACCAGCGGGAATCATTGAGCTTGCCCTGCAGGCGTAATTTTTGGGTTGTGATGAGTGTGATGAAGATCAGAGATGCTACGCCTACCAGTGGCAGTAAAACGAGCAGAACAACCATGGTCACATCTGATTGAGGACCACAGCatgaaaagagaaagagaaaacagaaatgaatggtATCACCTTGCAATTCTCATTTAATATGTAGAGGGTAacagttaaaaatgaaaaagacattttgtgtcTCCCTTTACCGTTTGACAGCCATTCACACAACTCATTATTAAAGCCACACGGTGGATTATCAAGAGGAGGTCTTCCCTTAGGCCAAACTACAGAGATGAGCTTTGGTGTTGCTCTGCAATGACAGAACATCATGTGATCATGGAatggaacaacaacaacagcaaaaaaaaagtttgattaGTTAGAGACATAAATGCTGCATTACTTGATCAACTTTGTATGACTGTCAAAGTTTAGCACGGGCACAAATGCAACAATGTCTGCGGCTTCCTGCAAGTCAAAGACCGAGTAGTCAACGTTCCTCTCACCCTCCTCATCAAAGTGGACAAGACCAGAGGCTCCTGCAATTCATAGGTAACCATGTTATCAATAAACCTGTGTATAAATGACCTTTGTCACTTAATCGCATTAAGCTTGGATTTTTATTTACCCTGAAACTTGAGTTTGCTCTTATCTCTGagtttttttaacactttttgcCCATCACGGGGATCCATGCCTTCATTCATGACCTCCTTCACACCCATGGCATAGAGCAAGACTGCATCGTGCAGGTAGGCAGCGTACAGGctaacctggaaaaaaaaaaggaaatgggagTTCAGGATCATTACAAGAGCTGGTGCAGAGTGGCAAAAGACATATGATGGTATTGAATGTTCAGGTAATGTACCTCTTTTTCTGAGGATAGGTTGCTGTAGAAGGGGGCACCTTTCAGTCTTGTGTAGACTTTctcaaaaaaatcataatactCATATCCCTCATAGGATTTCTGAGCGATGACAAACACCATGCTAAAGGCCTGCAGTGCTGTCCGGTCTGAGCTGGCAGTCAAACCTTTTACAAAGTTGTCctgttttaaaaacaaatggGATGTATCTCACATATTTATCACACCTTCATTAAATTGCTATTAGTACGTACACCGTATACTGTAtacattttgttatatataaatacatacagtacacataGTGTAAACATTAGTGATgagtataatttttatatatattttagatatattttCTGAGGCTTTAAGATTCTTAAATTTCCTATTTATTGTAGACCACACAAAGCTATGACTACTTACCTCAGACTCAGTTGAACTTTTATCTTTTACCCTCTAGTGGTGCTTTTTATATGTCACCAAATACTGGTCAGCTTTAGCAACTAAGAGTCAGGGTTTTTTGTCTATTTGAGGCTGTCTAgctcaaaatgaaaatgacagcaTGGTTGAatatataaatcatataaaatcACAGTGCATGGCCAATGCATCAATTCTAAGCCAAGTCATGACATctttttacattaacattaacacatgATTAATATATCAGTTCCAGTACATGTTTACAAACCAATTGCACAATTAGATTTTTCACCTAATTTTCCAGATGTTCTTGAAGTTAATTTGTgcattatatttgcatattaggCGAGGTATGTAATGGAAATGTAACAGATGGTCTTCATTCTTGGCTTTAAACATGGTGCTCATCTCCTTGCTGGTCTGAAAATTGTCTGAATGGTCCAGTTTggcataaatttttttttgatttatATATTCACCCACAACTTTAATAATCCTTGATTTGTAACAATTGACATCTTGTAGAAAAAGCAAAGCAGTGGGGACACTGACATGAAAAAAGATTATCCAGGACAAAATCGCAGGTCTACATGTCAAAGACTGAGAGCAAAGTTCTCTCTTACCCGGTTTTATACAGCAGTTACTCAACAGTGTGCCTATTTCCCAACTCGATTCAAGCAAAACCACGTTTCTGTTTCTGACCTGGTCCCCTGCTTCCTTTTTCCTGTTGGCAGGTTACTCACCACAGTGCCACTGACCTCAAACTGCTggactataaaaaaaacatattctccATTCATCAAGCCTTGTCTTTCAGCCTCCAACATCAGAGATATGGAGTCCTCTGTGCTACAGATAACTACcaccactgaaaaaaaaaaaaacagttagaGTTAGCTAATCAACCAAATTTTTGATTGTTACTCTTTCACCATACTATGAGCTCTtctaatatgtattttttttatccaaaagcATAACAGTAACATCAATGTGCTTGGCATTGTTTGATTAAAAAGGCACTCACCCCTTGCCACTGCAGAGACATGTTTCACGTTTTTCCGAATCAGCTCAGAATTGCTGCTGTCAAACTTGATGGAAGCTGTCACAGTCATCTTATTACTGAATTCGTTCTCAATGGACTTCCAGAGGCCGTCAACGTTGTTCCACGTGTTCGAATCGGATCCCCCTCCAAGCAGAGCAACGTGGGTCCACCCGAAAAACTGCACTGTTTTAACTAGAACCTCGTTTATTCTTTTGAGAGGGGGCACTATTTTGAGGTAGGTGTCATATATGTCATAGTTATCCATTTTGGAAGACTGACTGATGAAGCCAAACATTGGGATTTTCCAGGTTGATGCCAAAAGACCTGTAACCTGATGATATTGATAATGATATTAGAAAACATAgttgttttttatgtaatttttgttaaaattaaaaaacataccTCAGCTTCCTCAGGACATGGTGGACCAAAAAGTGCAGAGATATTCTCTCTCTTGTACTGCTCTATGACAGCCGCCAGAGAAATCTTTGCATTGCAATCGGTGTCCGCAAACACAAAGTCCAGCGTGAAGTTGCCAGTGAAGGATGGATTGGAGTTCACCTTGTCGATGGCCAGCTGTATGGCAGAGCCCAGTCGACGGGCGCTGAATGGAAAAGATGCGTTCAGAGGGGCCTGAAACCCAACCGTTATCCTCTGTTGTCCGGTTGAACTGGAGCAAGTCATTGTAAATGTTGTGAGAAAAACCAGGCCTATTTTCCATCTTTCGCAGTCAGTCATCTCTGGAGAAGACTTTGTCTCTGTTGCACGGTCCAGGATCATTATGAGGATCATCCGCTGTTATATACTGAGGGACATTTAAATAGCAAGGCCCCATGACACTGCCTTGTGCCTCCCTGGAGAAATTAACTGCCTGCAAAAGCTGAATCTGCTCAGCCTCATAGTATGAATAACTCAGAGTATTCTTTGCAGTTGTTACTCCAATCACATGCATTAGTATCAAAGACACATGCAGTTAGACTTGATGTGCATTCGActgtccatttaaaataaaaatataaagaatactactgtacaggccaaaagtttggacacaccttctcattcaaagtgttttcttttacgttggtagattctcactgaaggcatcaaaactatgaatgaacacatgtggagttatgtacttaacaaaaaaggtgaaataactgaaaacatgttttatattctagtttcttcaaaatagccgccctttgctctgattactgatttgcacactcttggcattctctcaatgaccttcaagaggtcgtcacctgaaatgcttttccaacagtcttgaaggagttcccagaggtgtttagcacttgttggcccctttgccttcactctgcggtccagctcaccccaaaccatctggactgggttcaggtctggtgactgtggaggtcaggtctccactttttgttaactacataactccacatgtgagaatctaccaatgtaaatggtcatgaaaataaagaaaacacattgaatgagaaggtgtatccaaacttttggcctgtactgtatattaatttGTTAACACTGTAATTACCAGACAACACAATATGTTTTCCTCATCCGAACACCAGAAACATCCAGCCTTGCAGTGTAAATAGTAATTGATTGCTTCCTCGCTGTTGTCAGGACATCAGCAGCAATAGAAACATGTTATCCTTTATGATAATGTATAGGGACGCTAGATAAGCTATCCATCCCAGTTATCTGTTCAGTTTGCCCGTCtaatgtataatgtacacaGTGACAGATGTGCAATCTAGCTGTGTGCCAGGTCTAGACATCTGCCACAAAAAATAGCAATGTAATGTACAGTATAATGTGCATATGgcattaatttgatttgcacaGTGCAATCTGCCATACATCACAGACTAATGGTCTAATGGGCCCTGACCCAAAAACAATCTCCTGCTGTGCTACCGTTCAGGTGAAGATGCACTAACAAGCGTGCAGCACCTCCTCGTCCTGCCCTCATCACCTTGGGCTGTTAGCACATTTTTCTGGCAGCTGAGCATGACAAAACATGACCCTGCTAATACACAGACCTACCTGCTTCACCTGCAGTGTCTTAATCCCGGCTCTTTGATGAGCTGATTGTGAAAAGTGAACTACGACACGCAGAAATCACCTTTGGAGTCTCTAATCTTGAGGTGATAAAAACAACTGTGAATcaaagacatttattttctaagttaatgcattaaaaacatatGAATATGATAATAAATGTTTACTATGTTCACTATATATAATAGAGTGGAATAGCATACTGTGCTTGCACTTTGTAATCTTATAGAGTTGTGAATTATGACATAAATGTTCATAATATACAAATGCCCATAACATTGTAATTACCTACCCATACAATGCAGTTTCCCCTCATGCTGCTAAAAAAGCTCTGACCTTTCAAGTCATGAACTACCGA
The Denticeps clupeoides chromosome 15, fDenClu1.1, whole genome shotgun sequence DNA segment above includes these coding regions:
- the tectb gene encoding beta-tectorin, translating into MGVLVALLIFLPVAWTCTPQKADYVMVSCFPNTIIAHVPECPYGWEISQLSLGGLCYNGVNSPGYYRFAIPDLTPKNHSYCGTQSEYIGGKDPKYVFYNSIVSNDSSLTVRNQPVNYTFSCTYRAAYLVNNAVFSQRVATVYVNNGSVGSFKSQLSMNVFTNSKFLYAKDAPYVIDTSEIGSEVFVGIEAKGLSNRFKVVISNCWATPSPYSTDRKRWSLIINSCSSDNTVTIFDNAKDSRSTFKFNSFRFQRLEKVSTVWLHCDVQLCDGEKLYCQPIPCTSRSVRSESEPTGGILTMEFQLKGQQSSSCRHLSGLHLCILCVVLVNVLVSFVTSYQTCKKQQ
- the gucy2g gene encoding guanylate cyclase 2G isoform X2, which encodes MTDCERWKIGLVFLTTFTMTCSSSTGQQRITVGFQAPLNASFPFSARRLGSAIQLAIDKVNSNPSFTGNFTLDFVFADTDCNAKISLAAVIEQYKRENISALFGPPCPEEAEVTGLLASTWKIPMFGFISQSSKMDNYDIYDTYLKIVPPLKRINEVLVKTVQFFGWTHVALLGGGSDSNTWNNVDGLWKSIENEFSNKMTVTASIKFDSSNSELIRKNVKHVSAVARVVVVICSTEDSISLMLEAERQGLMNGEYVFFIVQQFEDNFVKGLTASSDRTALQAFSMVFVIAQKSYEGYEYYDFFEKVYTRLKGAPFYSNLSSEKEVSLYAAYLHDAVLLYAMGVKEVMNEGMDPRDGQKVLKKLRDKSKLKFQGASGLVHFDEEGERNVDYSVFDLQEAADIVAFVPVLNFDSHTKLIKATPKLISVVWPKGRPPLDNPPCGFNNELCEWLSNDVTMVVLLVLLPLVGVASLIFITLITTQKLRLQGKLNDSRWWLIDYSDISIIKEAKGTRTLSLSTTVSKNGSGGSQTVVSSTSYGFRDNKGKENIYCTLGLYQGNEVALKYLSNEIKPDIIKPAIIEEFRVLRELKHENLVQFFGVCIEPPNICLIIQYCKRGSLKDVIRNSELELDSMFKLSFGNDIVNGMDYLHKSHLKSHGNLKLNTCLVDSRLQVKLSGFGLWEFKHGTKHKILAAGDQKYEDMFWTAPELLREPFVPFNGTQKGDVYSFAIVMRELLYSTEEGPYQGYNLEPKDIIKQLRTPPVGEPLRPLLSAQMCNEALVNLLQACWHENPDQRPPFSSIRRMLRESSPDSHSNFLDNMVSKLEKYANHLEEVVEDRTNQLTVEKARADKLLASMLPSLIAEQLMAGKCVEPQSYEVVTIFFSDIVGFTAMCSISSALEVVTVLNDLYSLFDEIIKLYDVYKVETIGDAYMVASGLPISNGIRHAEEISTMALHFLSAIKMFRIRHMPNEQLALRIGINSGPVVAGVVGTTMPRYCLFGDTVNTASRMESNSLPLKIHISQSTADILMKIGTFELEERGDIEVKGKGTQKTFWLMSKEGFKIPTPAKDCPMNSCPKPASGTSRSSDSKDKAKAQRTQTMGKMADMSMLNVPNVEVP
- the gucy2g gene encoding guanylate cyclase 2G isoform X1; protein product: MTDCERWKIGLVFLTTFTMTCSSSTGQQRITVGFQAPLNASFPFSARRLGSAIQLAIDKVNSNPSFTGNFTLDFVFADTDCNAKISLAAVIEQYKRENISALFGPPCPEEAEVTGLLASTWKIPMFGFISQSSKMDNYDIYDTYLKIVPPLKRINEVLVKTVQFFGWTHVALLGGGSDSNTWNNVDGLWKSIENEFSNKMTVTASIKFDSSNSELIRKNVKHVSAVARVVVVICSTEDSISLMLEAERQGLMNGEYVFFIVQQFEVSGTVDNFVKGLTASSDRTALQAFSMVFVIAQKSYEGYEYYDFFEKVYTRLKGAPFYSNLSSEKEVSLYAAYLHDAVLLYAMGVKEVMNEGMDPRDGQKVLKKLRDKSKLKFQGASGLVHFDEEGERNVDYSVFDLQEAADIVAFVPVLNFDSHTKLIKATPKLISVVWPKGRPPLDNPPCGFNNELCEWLSNDVTMVVLLVLLPLVGVASLIFITLITTQKLRLQGKLNDSRWWLIDYSDISIIKEAKGTRTLSLSTTVSKNGSGGSQTVVSSTSYGFRDNKGKENIYCTLGLYQGNEVALKYLSNEIKPDIIKPAIIEEFRVLRELKHENLVQFFGVCIEPPNICLIIQYCKRGSLKDVIRNSELELDSMFKLSFGNDIVNGMDYLHKSHLKSHGNLKLNTCLVDSRLQVKLSGFGLWEFKHGTKHKILAAGDQKYEDMFWTAPELLREPFVPFNGTQKGDVYSFAIVMRELLYSTEEGPYQGYNLEPKDIIKQLRTPPVGEPLRPLLSAQMCNEALVNLLQACWHENPDQRPPFSSIRRMLRESSPDSHSNFLDNMVSKLEKYANHLEEVVEDRTNQLTVEKARADKLLASMLPSLIAEQLMAGKCVEPQSYEVVTIFFSDIVGFTAMCSISSALEVVTVLNDLYSLFDEIIKLYDVYKVETIGDAYMVASGLPISNGIRHAEEISTMALHFLSAIKMFRIRHMPNEQLALRIGINSGPVVAGVVGTTMPRYCLFGDTVNTASRMESNSLPLKIHISQSTADILMKIGTFELEERGDIEVKGKGTQKTFWLMSKEGFKIPTPAKDCPMNSCPKPASGTSRSSDSKDKAKAQRTQTMGKMADMSMLNVPNVEVP
- the gucy2g gene encoding guanylate cyclase 2G isoform X3, encoding MTDCERWKIGLVFLTTFTMTCSSSTGQQRITVGFQAPLNASFPFSARRLGSAIQLAIDKVNSNPSFTGNFTLDFVFADTDCNAKISLAAVIEQYKRENISALFGPPCPEEAEVTGLLASTWKIPMFGFISQSSKMDNYDIYDTYLKIVPPLKRINEVLVKTVQFFGWTHVALLGGGSDSNTWNNVDGLWKSIENEFSNKMTVTASIKFDSSNSELIRKNVKHVSAVARVVVVICSTEDSISLMLEAERQGLMNGEYVFFIVQQFEVSGTVDNFVKGLTASSDRTALQAFSMVFVIAQKSYEGYEYYDFFEKVYTRLKGAPFYSNLSSEKEVSLYAAYLHDAVLLYAMGVKEVMNEGMDPRDGQKVLKKLRDKSKLKFQGASGLVHFDEEGERNVDYSVFDLQEAADIVAFVPVLNFDSHTKLIKATPKLISVVWPKGRPPLDNPPCGFNNELCEWLSNDVTMVVLLVLLPLVGVASLIFITLITTQKLRLQGKLNDSRWWLIDYSDISIIKEAKGTRTLSLSTTVSKNGSGGSQTVVSSTSYGFRDNKGKENIYCTLGLYQGNEVALKYLSNEIKPDIIKPAIIEEFRVLRELKHENLVQFFGVCIEPPNICLIIQYCKRGSLKDVIRNSELELDSMFKLSFGNDIVNGMDYLHKSHLKSHGNLKLNTCLVDSRLQVKLSGFGLWEFKHGTKHKILAAGDQKYEDMFWTAPELLREPFVPFNGTQKGDVYSFAIVMRELLYSTEEGPYQGYNLEPKDIIKQLRTPPVGEPLRPLLSAQMCNEALVNLLQACWHENPDQRPPFSSIRRMLRESSPDSHSNFLDNMVSKLEKYANHLEEVVEDRTNQLTVEKARADKLLASMLPSLIAEQLMAGKCVEPQSYEVVTIFFSDIVGFTAMCSISSALEVVTVLNDLYSLFDEIIKLYDVYKVETIGDAYMVASGLPISNGIRHAEEISTMALHFLSAIKMFRIRHMPNEQLALRIGINSGPVVAGVVGTTMPRYCLFGDTVNTASRMESNSLPLKIHISQSTADILMKIGTFELEERGDIEVKGKGTQKTFWLMSKEGFKIPTPAKDCPMNSCPKPANIKVF